GGCGACATGGGCCGCGTCCAGGGCGCGGGTGCGGGCCATCAACAGCGCCACGTCATCGGCGGGGTGGTCCGGGAGAAGCGTCTGGAGCACGGTGTCGCAGGTGCTCTCCAAGGACGGAGCGGGCCGGGCCAGCACCTTGCGCAGTGCGTCGAGACCTTCGTCGACGTCACGGCCGCGGGCCTCGATGAGGCCGTCCGTGTACAGCGCGAGGAGGCTTCCTTCGGGCAGCTCGATCTCGGTGACTTCGAAGGGCAGGCCGCCCAGCCCCAGAGGCGGGCCCGCAGGTATGTCGGGGAACACGACGACGCCGTCCGGGGTCGCCAGCGCGGGTGCGGGGTGGCCCGCGCGAGCCATGGCGCAGCGCCGGGAGACCGGGTCGTAGACGGCGTACAGGCAGGTCGCGCCGATGTCGCCGACGATGCCGGCCGCGCTTTCGGCCTCGGCGGACAGGTGGATGACCATGTCGTCCAGGTGGGTCAGCAACTCGTCGGGCGGCAGGTCGACATCGGCAAGGGTGCGCACGGCGGTACGCAGTCGTCCCATGGCGGCCGAGGCCTGGATGCCGTGGCCGACGACGTCGCCGACGACGAGCGCGACCCGGGCCCCGGACAGCGGGATCACGTCGAACCAGTCGCCGCCGACGCCGGCTTGCGTGCTGGCGGGGAGGTAGCGGGAGGCGACGTCGACGGCGGCCTGCGGGGGCAGCCGCTGTGGCAGGAGACTGCTCTGAAGAGTGAGGGAGGTGCGGCGCTCGCGGCTGTAGCGGCGTGCGTTGTCGATGCAGACGGCTGCTCTGGCGGTGATCTCCTCGCCCAGGAGCAGGTCGTCCTGCTCGAAGGGTTCCGGGTGCCGGTGGCGGGAGAACGTGGCCACGCCGAGGGTGATGCCGCGGGCGCGCATCGGCACCGCCAGCACGGAGTGGAAGCCGTAGTGTCGCATCCGCTCGGCCCGGTCCGGGGTCTGGCTCGCCACTCGGTCCATCGCGGAAGCCGTCACGTTCTCGATCAGCGGCCGGCCGGTGGTCAGGCACCTGGCCGCAGTCGAATCGTCCGGGTACGCGGCCACTGTTCCGCGTTCCACCACGACCTCGGGGCAGCCCTTCAGGACGGACTGGTAGGCGACACGGCGCAGCATGACGGGGCTGGGCGGCGAGCCGGCGCGCGGGTCGTCGCCGCCCTCGATGGCGGGAAGCAGGTCGACGGTGACGAAGTCCGCGAGGTGAGGGATGGCCACATCGGCGAGTTCCTGCGCGGTCCGGGCGAGGTCCAGGGTGCTGCCGATGCGGATGCTGGCTTCGTTGAGCAGGGCCAGGCGGCCTCGGGCCAGGTGCTCCTCGGTCACGTCGTACGCGGAGAGGAGCACTCCCCGTACCGTTCCCTCGGCGTCCCGCACGGGGGTGAGCAACGTCGTCCAGACGCTCTGGCTCTCATGGCCCGCCAGATGCAGGGACTGTTGCAGGTGCTGCTGTTCGCCGGTCTCCAGCGCCCGCCGCATGCACTCTTCCGTGCGGTCGCTCTCCGGGTCGATCACGATCTCCGATACGCGCAGCCCCCGCATCGCTGCTTCGGGCAGACCGATCACCCGCTCCATGTCCGAGTTCGCCCGCCGCAGCCGCAGGCCGGTGTCGTAGAGCGCCGTCGTGAGCGGGGACCGGGTGAACGCCCACATCACCAGCGCGTCGTCGTGGAGCGGCGACGCCGACCGGGCCAGGGGGGAGACGAGGAGCCACTCGCCGCCTCCTTTCGCCTCGCCGTCGGGCTCCCGGCGGTGGGCCAGCAGGTTCACCGCGAGGTGGTGGCCGTCCCGGTGCCGGAGAGTCGCCGTTCCGCTCCACCGCGCCAGCGTTTTCAGGGAGCGGAGCGTCTCGGCGGGCGGCTTTCCTGCGAGCAATGACGCCGCGGGCCGGCCGATGACCTCCGTGGACCGGTATCCGAGCAGCCGCCGTGCTCCCTCGCTCCATCTGGTCACGATGCCGTTCGAGTCCACGCCGGCTCCGGCCGTGGCCGACTCCTCGATGGGGTCGTCCGGCCGCCACGCCGCCCGGTCGTCGCCGGCGGTGTCAGAACCCGTCATCGCGTTCATCCGCCCTCACTTCGGTCTTTCCACCGTGCGTCCCGGCCCGACCACGGGCAACCTAGGGAGATGGTGGAACGTATATCCGCGATGAGGGCATAAATGCCGAAGATGGACCAATCCGTCGGGGTTGGAGGGCCGTGCCATGAGCGTCACCGACGAGGAGACGTGGCCGGACGCCGCCGAATGGACCGGGAAGATCTACAGCGGCGGGTGGCGGCAGTCCGAGGGCGGTGTTCAGCCGGTGAACGAACCCGCCACGGGGGAGCGGCTGGCTGAGGTGGGTGTGGCGGCGCCCGCGGATGTCGCCCGGGCCGGGACCCAGGCGGCCCGAGCGCAACGGGCCTGGGCCGCGACCGCACCCCAGGAGCGTGCCGAGGTCCTGCTCCGCGCCGCCCGGGCACTGCGCGACAACCGCGAAGCGATTCGCGAGTGGATCGTCAGGGAGTCCGGAGGCGTCCCGGCGAAGGGCGACTACGAGATCGCGGCCGGACTCAGCCAGCTTGCGCAGGCCGCCGGCCTCGCGTCACTGCCCCGGGGCGAGATCCTGAGCCCGTCGGCGCCCGCCCAGACCAGTTACGCATGGCGGGTCCCCCTGGGGGTGGTCGGCGTCATCAACCCCTGGAACGCACCCCTGCTGTTCGCCATGCGAGCCCTGGCGCCCGCACTCGTGCTGGGCAACGCCGTTCTGCTCAAGCCCGATCCCCACACGCCGGTGTCCGGCGGTGTCGTCGTGGCGCGGCTGTTCGAGGAGGCCGGACTGCCCGAGGGGCTGCTCCACGTCCTGCCCGGAGGCCCCGGCACCGGCGAGGCGGTCGTGGCCGATCCGCACGTCGCGATGGTCGTCTTCACCGGCTCCACCGAGGCGGGACGGGCGGTCGCCCGCGCCGCGGGCGACGGGCTCAAGCGGGTGGCGCTGGAACTGGGCGGCAAGAACTCGATCGTCGTGCTCGACGACGCGGACATCGACTCCGCCGCGGCAGCCGGGGCGATGAGCTCCTTCGGCTATCAGGGGCAGGCCTGCGTCGCCGCCGGACGTCATCTGGTGCACGCCGACGTCGTGGAGCCCTACACGCAGGCGCTGATCAGGCAGGCCGACGAGCTGCGGGTCGGGGACCCGCGCGAGGAGGGCGTGGCCCTCGGTCCTGTGATCAGCGAGCGCCAGGCCGCGAGGGTCGAACGCATCGTGGACGAGAGCGTGGCCGCCGGTGCACGGGTGCTGGCGGGCGGACGCCGCGACGGGCTGTTCTACCCGCCCACCGTTCTGGACCGCGTCGAGCGGACCATGCCCGCATTCACCGAGGAGATCTTCGGGCCGGTCGCTCCCGTCGTCGTGTTCCGTACCGACCGTGAGGCCGTCGAGATCGCCAACGACACCGAATACGGTCTGACGGCGGCTGTGCACTCCGGTTCGACGTCGAGGGCCGCGGTCATCGCCGAACAGTTGCGCACCGGCATGGTGCACCTCAACGACGTCTCCGCCAAGGATGCCGCGAACGCCCCCTTCGGTGGGATGGGAGCGTCGGGCAACGGCTCCCGCATCGGCGGTACCGCCAACCTGGAGCAGTTCACCCAGTGGCGCTGGATGACGGTCCCGGGGTCCGTGTGACTGCGGGGACGGTTGACGCGACCAGCGCAGCGTCGCACACCGGCAGCCAACTGGGTCATCTCGTCCTGCGCGCAGTGCGGCCGTCCCCACAGCACCTGGCCCTCGCGCAGGGCGGCGACGTCGTCGTGCACGGGTTTGGGCAGCAGCAACACCGTCGCACTCGGCGCGGAACTCGTTCTCCTTGCGGGAGGAGGCGAGTGCTCCGAGACTCATCAGGCTCGTACGCTTCCTCGGCATTTCGTTCGATGCGCTCTCGGCGTGCTCGTCGCGGTCGGCCGGGCTCCGGGTCAAGGACGGTCGGCCCGGTGCCCGAGGACGCGTTCGGCCAGCGGGAGGGGTGTCTCGTCCAGGCCGTCGGCCGACCCGCTCGCGATGCGTGCGCACGTGCCGCGGCAGGCGAGAAGCTGCTTGTCGTCGCGGTGCGAGACCACCACCGCCTCCGTGTCGGGTGCGTTGCGGTAGTCGGTGGCGCAGACGAGGCAGGTCAGTCCGGAGAGCACCTCCGCGGTCGGCTCGGGACGGCCGCGACGGTGGCCGGAAATCGAGTCCTGTGAATACATGCGTCTCGCATCCTCTTGATCGGTTCGGAGCCGTGCTGATCGGTTCGGAGCCGTGCTGATCGGGTCAGAGACGTGCTGACCGGTTCGAACGTGCCGACCGGTCCAGGGCCGTGCGGGATGCCGGAACGCCCCGGGGTGTCCCCGAAGCCGGGAGACCCGCTACCGCGCTGCGCGGGACCGGGTACGGAAGACGGCGTGAGACGGCGACCCAGGAGTCATGGTGCGGCTCATTTCCGGCCGGATCCGATGTACGCCGGCCTGTGCCGATGCCCGAGGGCGGCGGCCCGAGGGCGACGCCGAAACTGATGACGGCGTGCGGGGTGCGCTCGGTGCCGCAACCGTACTCCCTCCGGACCCGGCGTGGTGTGTGCCGGACTCTCGACGCCGGACCCCGGAGAGACCTTGAGGACAGGACAGGAACCTCGGGTGTCCGCGCGGTGGCCTTCCGCCCGGCGTCCTGGGCGCGTCCGGCCGGCGCCCGGGCCGTTGCGCGGTTTCCGGCGAATGGTGACCCGGGGTCCACATGTCCCGGATCCTCCCGTCACCGACGGACGGATCCGTGCCGGACGAGCACTGTCGAGGTGGGCGGCGTTGCCTTCGGATGACGGCAATGTTGCCTGAACCCTTGACGTGCCCTCTCCGGCTGCGTAGATATGTCAGCGCAGTCATGTCAGCGCAGTCATACGCGAACGGACCGCGCTGCCCGCTGTCGGAGATCAGGAGAGACCCCATGGCACGACTGGCAGGCCGCAGCACCGGCACCGCACCGCGCAGCATCGACGTGGCGCGGCTGGCGGGCGTCTCGCAGAAGACGGTGTCCAGGGTCATGAACGGTGAGCAGTACGTCTCCGGCGACGTGCGCCGACGTGTCATGGAAGCCGCCGAAACGCTCGGCTACCGGCTGAACCACGCCGCCCGCGCACTGGCCTCGGGCCGGACCCGGTCCGTCGGCGTGGTGACGCTCGGCACGGCGCTCTACGGTCCCGCCTCGCTGCTGATGGGCCTGGAGCGGGCCGTCCGTGACACGGGTTACACGCTCCGCGTGGTCAACACGCTCGAGGGCGACGCCGCGGGCATCGCCGGTGCCGTCGATTCGCTCCTCGACCAGGGCGTGGACGGCATCGTCATCTCCGAGCCCATCGACGAGGAGGGCGAGGTCGACCTCACGATCCGCGCCGACGTGCCGTTCCTGATCCTCGGAGCGCCGCCGCCGTTCACCGCCCAGCGGGTGGTGACCGCGGGGCTCGTCGCCCACCAGCTGGCCCGCGCCGTCACCGAGCACCTGCTCGACCTCGGGCACCCGACCGTCCACCACCTCGCCGGTCCGCAACGCTGGTACGCGGCCAGGGACCGGATGGAGGGCTGGCGGGCGACGCTGGCCGCGCACGGCAGGCGCGAACCGCCTGTGATCGTGGGCGACTGGTCGGCCGCCTCCGGATACCGCGCAGGACGCGAGCTGGCCGAGGACCATGACGTCACGGCGGTGTTCGCCGCGAACGACGACATGGCCATCGGCCTGATCCGCGCACTGCTGGAGGCCGGCCGACGGGTGCCGGAAGAGATCAGTGTCGTCGGTCTGGACGACATACCGGTGGCCGCCTACGTGACTCCGCCCCTGACGACGGTGCGACAGCCCTTCGACGCGATCGCAGAGGACGGCCTCAAGCGTCTGGTGCACGCCATCGAGCACCCGGACTCGGACCCTGTCCAGGTGCACGACCCGCCGGTCAACCTCGTGGTCCGCTCCTCGACGGCACCCCCGCCGAACCGGACCACCGTGCATACGGGGACGGCCTCGTCCGACGGGGCGACCGCTCCCACCAGGACGGCCCCGGCCCCCCGGCGGACCTCGGTCTGACCCGTCACCCGCCCGGCACCACGTTCCCCGATCACGACAGGAGGCCGGCCCACCCACAGCGCGCCACGCTCATCCGCCTTCCCCCCCGGCACCCGGCCCTAGTGCGCGAGCCGACCCAGCCGCATCCGGTCGCCGTCGTGCCCACTCATCAGCGCGGGGCCCGGACGCCGCTCCCAGAGCCGCTCGCCCCGGGCCCTCGCCCCTCCTCCCGCCGCCTCAGGCGTGAGCCCTCCGGTCAGCCGACGAGCGTGACGCGCTCGGCCTCGCGAGGAACCCCCCGCACCCCGCCGGCCCCGCCCGTCCCGCCGCCGAACCCAGCTTCTGACATCCCCTGCAGCACGCCGTCGCCCGGTGCGCCGATTTCCTACGCCCTCTGCGGAGTCCATCATGTCGAAATTCCTCACAGCCGCCTCCTCGGCCCCTCTGAACCGCCGCGGCTTCCTCGCCGCGACCGGAGCCCTGACACTCGCGACCAGCCTGTCCGCCTGCGGCGGCAGCGGCGGCTCTGGCGGAGGCGCCTCCGCCAAGGCGGTAAGCCAGGCCGACATCGACAAGGCCATGCAGACGCCCACCGAGCTGACGTTCTGGACGTGGGTCCCGGACATCGCCAAGGAGGTCGCCCTCTTCGAGAAGAAGTACCCGGCGATCAAGGTCAAGGTGGTCAACGCCGGTCAGGGCACCCCGCAGTACACCAAGCTGCGCACGGCGCTGAAGGCCGGCAGCGGCGCCCCCGACATGGTCCAGATCGAGTACCAGGCGATCCCGACGTTCACGATCACCAACAGCCTGCTGGACCTTCGGCCCCATGGCGCCGCCGCGCTGAAGAACACGTTCGTCGACTGGACCTGGGGGCAGGTCAGCGGCACGAACGGCGAGGTGTGGGCGATCCCGCAGGACACCGGCCCGATGGGGATGCTCTACCGGCAGGACATCTTCGACGAGCACGGCATCGCAGTCCCCGCCACCTGGGACGAGTTCGCCGCCGCTGCCCGCAAGCTCCACAAGGCCGACCCCGACGTCTACCTCACCAACCTCGCCGCCAACCAGGTCGCCGCCTGGCACGGTCTGCTGTGGCAGGCGGGCGCCAAGCCGTACGTGACCTCCGGCAAGAGCGACATCACCATCAGCGTCGACGACGCCGTCTCGCAGAAGCTCGGCACGTACTGGGGCGGTCTGGCGAAGGAAGGGGTCATCGGCGTCGAACCCGACTTCACCGACTCGTGGTACGCCGCGCTCAACAAGGGCAAGTACGCCACCTGGATCACCGCGGCCTGGGGGCCCGTGTTCCTCTCCGGCTCCGCCAAGGCCACCGCGGGCAAGTGGCGAGCGGCCCCGCTGCCGCAGTGGGACGCGTCGAAACCGAGTTCGGGCAACTGGGGCGGTTCGACCACCGCGGTCATCCGGTCCACCAAGAACGCCATCGCGGCCGCCCAGTTCGCGCAGTTCCTCAACAGCGACCCGGCCAGCGCGAAGATGTTCGCCACCGAGCAGTTCTTCTTCCCCGCGACCAAGGCCCTGCTCACGGACGCCTCGTTCGTGGGCGACGCGCCGGCCTTCTACGGAGGTCAGAAGGTGAACCAGATCTTCGCTGACATCAGCTCCACGGTCAGCTCCTCCTTCCAGTGGCCGCCGTTCCTCGACCAGGCGGCCACCGACTGGACCGAGACCGTCGGCAAGTCGCTGGCCGACGGCGCCGACACCGCCCGCGCGCTCGGGACCTGGCAGTCGCGGCTCACCACGTACGCCAAGAAGCAGGGCTTCACCGTCCACTCCTGACGGTTCGCCGGGTCCCGCTCCACGGCGCGGGACCCGTCGCGGTTCCCCACGCTCCCCTCCACCACCACATCCAGCACCATCCCCTCCTCAGAAAGGGCCGATGATGACCGCCACAACCACGGCCTCTCCCAAGGGCCGGCGCCGAGACGGGCCGAGTCGCCCAGGGCGCGGCGGAGCGAGCAGGCGCCGGTCGGCAGGGCCGCTGTTCGTCGCACCGTTCATGGTGCTGTTCCTCCTGCTCTTCCTCGCGCCGCTCGGCTATGCCGCCTACCTCAGCCTCTTCCAGGAGCGTCTGATCGGCGGCACGGCGTTCGTCGGCCTCGACAACTACACCCAGGCCCTCACCGATCCCCAGTTCCTCCACGGCGTCGGCCGCGTGGCACTGTTCTTCGTGATCCAGGTGCCGCTGATGCTGCTGCTGGCACTGCTGTTCGCGCTCGCCCTCGACAGCGGCCTGCTGCGGCTCGCCCGGGTGATCCGGCTCGGCATCTTCGTGCCGTACGCCGTGCCGAGCGTGGTGGCCTCGCTCATGTGGGGCTATCTGTACGGCCCGGACTTCGGCCCGTTCGCCCAGATCGCCCGGAAGGTGAGTCTGCCCGTCCCCGACTTCCTCAGCGACGGCTGGATGCTCGGCAGCCTGGCCAACATCGTGACCTGGGAGTTCGTCGGCTACAACATGATCATCCTGTACGCCGCCCTGCGCACGATCCCCACCGAGCTGTACGAGGCCGCGGCCATGGACGGCGCAGGCGCCTGGCGTATCGCCTGGTCGATCAAGATCCCCGCGCTGCGCCCGGCGCTCCTGCTCACCCTGCTGTTCTCCGTCATCGGCAGCTTCCAGCTGTTCAACGAGCCCAAACTGCTGATGAACATCGCCCCGGACGTCATCTCGAGCTCCTACACAGCGAACCTCTACGCGTACACGCTCGCCTTCACCGGCCAGCAGGTCAACTACGCGGCCACGGTCTCCTTCCTCCTCGGCCTCGTCATCGTGATCGCCTCCTACGCCGTCCTGCTCACCGCGAACCGCAGGAGGACCCCGTGACCGCCCTCACGCCCCCGGCCACCGTCGCACCGACCGCCGAGCGCACCTGGGGCACGGACCGCGGCAAGCGACGCCGGCCGTCGGGCCGCCGCCGCAGCACCCCGCTGACCATCGCCATGCTGGCCGCCCTCGCCTACTTCCTCCTCCCGCTGCTCTGGCTGCTGATCGCCTCGACCAAGAGCACGCAGGACCTGTTCAACAGCTTCGGCCTGTGGTTCTCGCACGCCCCGCAACTGCTGACGAACCTCAAGGACACCTTCACCCAGGACGACGGCGTCTTCGTACGCTGGCTGCTCAACACGGTCGTGTACGCGGGCGTCAGCGCGGTCGGCGCCGCGCTCCTCGCCGCCGCCGGCGGTTACGGCTTCTCCAAGTTCCGCTTCCGCGGCGACCGCACCGCCTTCAACCTGGTGCTCGGGGCGGTCATGGTGCCGACCACGGCCCTGGCGATCCCGACCTATCTGCTCTTCGCGAAGGCGGGCCTGGTCAACACCCCGTGGGCGATCATCCTGCCCTCCCTCGTCAACCCCTTCGGTCTCTACCTGATGCGCGTCTACGCCGAGGACGCGGTGCCGGACAGCATCCTCGAGGCCGCCCGCATCGACGGCGCAGGCGAGGCCCGGATCTTCTTCCGCATCGTCCTCAGGCTGCTGGGCCCCGGCCTGGTGACGGTTCTGCTCTTCACGCTGGTGGCGACGTGGAACAACTACTTCCTGCCGCTGATCATGCTGAACGACCCGGACCTGTACCCGATCACGGTCGGCCTGTCCTCCTGGGCGGCCCAGGCCCAGAACGGCGGATCCGGCGCCAGCAGCGACATGCTCGCGCTGGTGGTCACCGGCTCGCTGATCTCGATCATCCCGCTCGTCGTGGCCTTCCTGCTGCTCCAGCGGTACTGGCAGAGCGGCCTCGCCTCCGGCGGCGTCAAGCAGTAGCCCGCACGCCTCACCCCGCACCCCACTCCACGTATTCCCGGAGGTTTCCCCCATGGCGGCTCTGCCTGCCCGTGTCCTGTTCGGCGCCGCGTACTACCACGAGTACACGCCCGCCTACGATCCCGAACTCCAGCCGGACGAACGGCTGAAGACCGACCTGGACCTGATGGTCGAGGCGAACTTCAACGTCATCCGGGTCGGCGAGTCGGTCTGGTCGACCTGGGAGCCGGAGAACGGCCGCTTCGACCTCGACTGGCTCGAGCCCGTCCTCGACGGCGCCCACGAGCGCGGCATCTCCGTCATCCTCGGCACCCCGACGTACGCCGCGCCGCCGTGGCTGGCCCGCCAGTACCCGGAGATCACCGCCGAGCACGCCACCGGTCAGCGCCTGGGCTGGGGCGCCCGGCAGGAGATCGACTTCACCCACCCCGCGTTCCGGTTCCACGCCGAACGGGTGATCCGCAAGATGGCGGCACGCTACGCCGACCACCCCGCGGTCATCGGCTGGCAGGTCGACAACGAACCGGGTCTGCACCTCTTCCACAACCGTGGTGTCTTCCAGCGCTTCGTGGACTGCCTGCGCGAGAAGTACGGCGACGTCGAGACCCTCAACCGCGAGTGGGGCCTGGTGTACTGGTCCCACCGGCTGTCCGACTGGGCCGACCTGTGGATGCCGGACGGCAACGAACAGCCGCAGTACGACGTCGCCTGGCGGGAGTTCCAGGCCCGCCAGGTCACCGAGTTCATCGGCTGGCAGGCCGACATCGTCCGGGAGTACGCCCACCCCGAGCAGTTCGTCACCACCTGCATCTCGTACACCCGGCCGGGAGTGGCCGACGACGAGCTCGCCGCCCGTCTCGACATCGCCTCCGGCAACCCGTACTACGACATGCAGGACGGCCTCCTGCTCCCCGACCCCACCCCCGACACCCACGAGCAGGTCTGGAAGACCACCGGGGTGTGGGCGATGTACCAGACCGCCGACTGGATGTTCTCCTCGCGCCAGGAGCCCTTCCTCGTCACCGAGACCAACGCCCAGAGCATCGGCTTCGCGTGGGACAACCGGCCCGGATACGACGGCCAGTGGCGCCAGGCCGCGTGGGCGCACGTGGCGCGCGGCGCGCGGATGATCGAGTACTGGCAGTGGCAGACCCTGCGCTTCGGCGCCGAGACCTACTGGGGCGGAGTCCTCCCGCACAACGGCCGGCCCGGCCGTGCGTATGCCGAAATAGCCCGGCTGGGCGCGGAGTTCGACAAGGCGGGCCCGCTGGTCGCCGGGCTCGAACCGGACGCCGACATCACGATGGTCTACTCGACGCCGAGCAAGTGGCTCATGCAGAAGTACCCGCCGCTCGCGACCCCCGACGGCGAACCGGACGCCGCCGCCTACCACCGCCTCTTCGACCCCTTCTACCGCGGCGCCTTCGACGCGCGCCGCCAGGTGCGGATCGTCCACGCCAGGCAGTTGGGGGATCTGACCCCGGAGGAGGCCGTACGACGCCACCCCGTCCTCGTCGTCCCGGCCCTCTACGTCGTCGACGACGTCACCCTCGACTGGCTGGCGGCCTACGCCCACGCGGGCGGCCACCTGGTGCTCGGACCCCGCACCGGCTACGCCGACCACGAGGCCCGGGCCCGGATCGCCCCGGCCCCCGGCCGCCTCGCCGACGCCGCGGGGGCGACGTACGACGAGTTCAGCAACCTCCACCAGGAGGTCCCCGTGCACGGTGCGCCCGGCAGCCCGCTGCGGCTCCCGGAGACCGCCACCGCGACCCGGTGGATCGAGTGCCTGAACGCCACCGACGCCGAGGTCCTCGCCGGGTACGACCACCCGCACTTCGGCCGTTGGCCGGCCGTCACCACCCGCCGTCACGGCGCGGGCCGGGTGACCACCGTCGGGACGGCGCCGGGCCGCGACCTCGCCCGGGCGCTCGCCGAATGGCTGGCGCCCGCCGCGAGCCACGCATGGCAGGACCTTCCCGAGTCGGTCACCGCGACGACCG
The window above is part of the Streptomyces sp. NBC_00425 genome. Proteins encoded here:
- a CDS encoding SpoIIE family protein phosphatase — translated: MNAMTGSDTAGDDRAAWRPDDPIEESATAGAGVDSNGIVTRWSEGARRLLGYRSTEVIGRPAASLLAGKPPAETLRSLKTLARWSGTATLRHRDGHHLAVNLLAHRREPDGEAKGGGEWLLVSPLARSASPLHDDALVMWAFTRSPLTTALYDTGLRLRRANSDMERVIGLPEAAMRGLRVSEIVIDPESDRTEECMRRALETGEQQHLQQSLHLAGHESQSVWTTLLTPVRDAEGTVRGVLLSAYDVTEEHLARGRLALLNEASIRIGSTLDLARTAQELADVAIPHLADFVTVDLLPAIEGGDDPRAGSPPSPVMLRRVAYQSVLKGCPEVVVERGTVAAYPDDSTAARCLTTGRPLIENVTASAMDRVASQTPDRAERMRHYGFHSVLAVPMRARGITLGVATFSRHRHPEPFEQDDLLLGEEITARAAVCIDNARRYSRERRTSLTLQSSLLPQRLPPQAAVDVASRYLPASTQAGVGGDWFDVIPLSGARVALVVGDVVGHGIQASAAMGRLRTAVRTLADVDLPPDELLTHLDDMVIHLSAEAESAAGIVGDIGATCLYAVYDPVSRRCAMARAGHPAPALATPDGVVVFPDIPAGPPLGLGGLPFEVTEIELPEGSLLALYTDGLIEARGRDVDEGLDALRKVLARPAPSLESTCDTVLQTLLPDHPADDVALLMARTRALDAAHVATWDVPPDPSAVAQTRKNAVRQLAAWGLDEAAFVTELVVSELVTNAIRYGGAPIQLRLIRDRNLICEVSDASNTSPHLRRARTFDEGGRGLLLVAQLTQGWGTRQTYTGKTIWAEQALSPHASPSATTD
- a CDS encoding aldehyde dehydrogenase family protein; the encoded protein is MSVTDEETWPDAAEWTGKIYSGGWRQSEGGVQPVNEPATGERLAEVGVAAPADVARAGTQAARAQRAWAATAPQERAEVLLRAARALRDNREAIREWIVRESGGVPAKGDYEIAAGLSQLAQAAGLASLPRGEILSPSAPAQTSYAWRVPLGVVGVINPWNAPLLFAMRALAPALVLGNAVLLKPDPHTPVSGGVVVARLFEEAGLPEGLLHVLPGGPGTGEAVVADPHVAMVVFTGSTEAGRAVARAAGDGLKRVALELGGKNSIVVLDDADIDSAAAAGAMSSFGYQGQACVAAGRHLVHADVVEPYTQALIRQADELRVGDPREEGVALGPVISERQAARVERIVDESVAAGARVLAGGRRDGLFYPPTVLDRVERTMPAFTEEIFGPVAPVVVFRTDREAVEIANDTEYGLTAAVHSGSTSRAAVIAEQLRTGMVHLNDVSAKDAANAPFGGMGASGNGSRIGGTANLEQFTQWRWMTVPGSV
- a CDS encoding LacI family DNA-binding transcriptional regulator encodes the protein MARLAGRSTGTAPRSIDVARLAGVSQKTVSRVMNGEQYVSGDVRRRVMEAAETLGYRLNHAARALASGRTRSVGVVTLGTALYGPASLLMGLERAVRDTGYTLRVVNTLEGDAAGIAGAVDSLLDQGVDGIVISEPIDEEGEVDLTIRADVPFLILGAPPPFTAQRVVTAGLVAHQLARAVTEHLLDLGHPTVHHLAGPQRWYAARDRMEGWRATLAAHGRREPPVIVGDWSAASGYRAGRELAEDHDVTAVFAANDDMAIGLIRALLEAGRRVPEEISVVGLDDIPVAAYVTPPLTTVRQPFDAIAEDGLKRLVHAIEHPDSDPVQVHDPPVNLVVRSSTAPPPNRTTVHTGTASSDGATAPTRTAPAPRRTSV
- a CDS encoding ABC transporter substrate-binding protein encodes the protein MSKFLTAASSAPLNRRGFLAATGALTLATSLSACGGSGGSGGGASAKAVSQADIDKAMQTPTELTFWTWVPDIAKEVALFEKKYPAIKVKVVNAGQGTPQYTKLRTALKAGSGAPDMVQIEYQAIPTFTITNSLLDLRPHGAAALKNTFVDWTWGQVSGTNGEVWAIPQDTGPMGMLYRQDIFDEHGIAVPATWDEFAAAARKLHKADPDVYLTNLAANQVAAWHGLLWQAGAKPYVTSGKSDITISVDDAVSQKLGTYWGGLAKEGVIGVEPDFTDSWYAALNKGKYATWITAAWGPVFLSGSAKATAGKWRAAPLPQWDASKPSSGNWGGSTTAVIRSTKNAIAAAQFAQFLNSDPASAKMFATEQFFFPATKALLTDASFVGDAPAFYGGQKVNQIFADISSTVSSSFQWPPFLDQAATDWTETVGKSLADGADTARALGTWQSRLTTYAKKQGFTVHS
- a CDS encoding carbohydrate ABC transporter permease, which produces MMTATTTASPKGRRRDGPSRPGRGGASRRRSAGPLFVAPFMVLFLLLFLAPLGYAAYLSLFQERLIGGTAFVGLDNYTQALTDPQFLHGVGRVALFFVIQVPLMLLLALLFALALDSGLLRLARVIRLGIFVPYAVPSVVASLMWGYLYGPDFGPFAQIARKVSLPVPDFLSDGWMLGSLANIVTWEFVGYNMIILYAALRTIPTELYEAAAMDGAGAWRIAWSIKIPALRPALLLTLLFSVIGSFQLFNEPKLLMNIAPDVISSSYTANLYAYTLAFTGQQVNYAATVSFLLGLVIVIASYAVLLTANRRRTP
- a CDS encoding carbohydrate ABC transporter permease gives rise to the protein MTALTPPATVAPTAERTWGTDRGKRRRPSGRRRSTPLTIAMLAALAYFLLPLLWLLIASTKSTQDLFNSFGLWFSHAPQLLTNLKDTFTQDDGVFVRWLLNTVVYAGVSAVGAALLAAAGGYGFSKFRFRGDRTAFNLVLGAVMVPTTALAIPTYLLFAKAGLVNTPWAIILPSLVNPFGLYLMRVYAEDAVPDSILEAARIDGAGEARIFFRIVLRLLGPGLVTVLLFTLVATWNNYFLPLIMLNDPDLYPITVGLSSWAAQAQNGGSGASSDMLALVVTGSLISIIPLVVAFLLLQRYWQSGLASGGVKQ
- a CDS encoding beta-galactosidase, producing the protein MAALPARVLFGAAYYHEYTPAYDPELQPDERLKTDLDLMVEANFNVIRVGESVWSTWEPENGRFDLDWLEPVLDGAHERGISVILGTPTYAAPPWLARQYPEITAEHATGQRLGWGARQEIDFTHPAFRFHAERVIRKMAARYADHPAVIGWQVDNEPGLHLFHNRGVFQRFVDCLREKYGDVETLNREWGLVYWSHRLSDWADLWMPDGNEQPQYDVAWREFQARQVTEFIGWQADIVREYAHPEQFVTTCISYTRPGVADDELAARLDIASGNPYYDMQDGLLLPDPTPDTHEQVWKTTGVWAMYQTADWMFSSRQEPFLVTETNAQSIGFAWDNRPGYDGQWRQAAWAHVARGARMIEYWQWQTLRFGAETYWGGVLPHNGRPGRAYAEIARLGAEFDKAGPLVAGLEPDADITMVYSTPSKWLMQKYPPLATPDGEPDAAAYHRLFDPFYRGAFDARRQVRIVHARQLGDLTPEEAVRRHPVLVVPALYVVDDVTLDWLAAYAHAGGHLVLGPRTGYADHEARARIAPAPGRLADAAGATYDEFSNLHQEVPVHGAPGSPLRLPETATATRWIECLNATDAEVLAGYDHPHFGRWPAVTTRRHGAGRVTTVGTAPGRDLARALAEWLAPAASHAWQDLPESVTATTGTSPDGRRVHVVHNWSWQSAHVSAPADLSDVLDGTSVPAGSRLDLGPWDVRVLSTATP